One Sphingopyxis macrogoltabida genomic region harbors:
- a CDS encoding peptide MFS transporter has product MKDMGLWDEGDWIAVIALVVLGVFLTIGALIAGSKKPEFAGHPKGLYMLFFAEMWERFSYYGMRALLIFYLTQHWLFSDGKSNLIYGAYTSLVYITPVLGGYLADRYLGQRKAVLFGGVLLALGHLFMAVEGDHGITDAAVKQSEGAINVFWLALALIIVGSGFLKANISVMVGQLYRLTDARRDAAYTIFYMGINVGAALGTILVGYLGQKIGWSYGFGLAGIGMVAGLIVFVLGKNVLLGAGEAPAPLARNKEISIYGIGIAAVAVMWALVQYQDVIQNILIVSGLALLGYVLYESFKLDKEPRERMFAILFLIALNPLFWGLFEQAGGSFNLYTDRFVDKGGVPASVFQSINPIYIILFAPVFAALWQWLGKRGLEPSAPAKFALALAQVGLGFLVFVWGANSVGPAVATPVFFVFMLYLLHTTGELCLSPVGLSAMNRLAPSFLASLIMGAWFYMTAVGNFVAGKIGEATGGESGNMTKEATLGIYWEIGLITIGVSVVVLALSPIVKKWMHLETLRDREIPGREELGEPQAAGTHPEPKGA; this is encoded by the coding sequence ATGAAAGACATGGGCCTTTGGGACGAAGGCGACTGGATCGCGGTGATCGCGCTGGTCGTGCTGGGGGTGTTCCTGACCATCGGGGCACTGATTGCAGGCAGCAAGAAACCCGAATTCGCCGGCCACCCCAAGGGCCTGTACATGTTGTTCTTCGCCGAGATGTGGGAGCGTTTCTCCTACTACGGCATGCGCGCGCTGCTGATCTTCTACCTGACGCAGCACTGGCTGTTTTCGGACGGCAAATCGAACCTGATCTATGGGGCCTATACCAGCCTTGTGTATATCACCCCGGTGCTCGGCGGCTATCTGGCCGACCGCTATCTGGGACAGCGCAAGGCGGTGTTGTTCGGCGGCGTCCTGCTCGCGCTCGGCCATTTGTTCATGGCGGTCGAGGGCGATCACGGGATCACCGATGCCGCGGTCAAGCAGTCCGAAGGCGCGATCAACGTCTTCTGGCTGGCGCTGGCGCTGATCATCGTCGGTTCGGGCTTCCTGAAAGCGAACATCTCGGTGATGGTCGGTCAGCTCTATCGCCTGACCGATGCCCGCCGCGACGCTGCCTATACCATCTTCTATATGGGGATTAACGTCGGCGCCGCGCTCGGCACGATCCTCGTCGGCTATCTCGGCCAGAAGATCGGCTGGTCGTACGGCTTCGGCCTCGCCGGCATCGGCATGGTCGCCGGCCTGATCGTCTTCGTCCTCGGAAAGAACGTCCTGCTCGGCGCGGGCGAGGCACCGGCGCCGCTGGCGCGCAACAAGGAAATCTCCATCTATGGCATCGGCATCGCCGCGGTCGCGGTGATGTGGGCGCTGGTCCAGTATCAGGACGTCATCCAGAATATCCTGATCGTCTCGGGCCTCGCGCTGCTCGGCTATGTCCTCTACGAAAGTTTCAAGCTCGACAAGGAACCGCGCGAGCGTATGTTCGCAATCCTGTTCCTGATCGCATTGAACCCGCTGTTCTGGGGTCTGTTCGAACAGGCCGGCGGCAGCTTCAACCTCTATACCGACCGTTTTGTCGACAAGGGCGGCGTCCCCGCGTCGGTGTTCCAGTCGATCAACCCCATCTACATCATCCTCTTCGCGCCGGTCTTTGCGGCGCTGTGGCAATGGCTCGGCAAGCGCGGGCTCGAACCGTCGGCGCCCGCGAAGTTCGCGCTGGCGCTCGCGCAGGTCGGCCTTGGCTTCCTCGTCTTCGTCTGGGGCGCGAACAGCGTCGGGCCCGCGGTCGCGACGCCGGTCTTCTTCGTCTTCATGCTCTATCTGCTCCATACGACGGGCGAGCTTTGCCTGTCGCCGGTCGGGCTCAGCGCGATGAACCGGCTGGCGCCGAGCTTCCTTGCGTCGCTGATCATGGGGGCCTGGTTCTACATGACAGCCGTCGGCAATTTCGTCGCCGGCAAGATCGGCGAGGCGACGGGCGGCGAAAGCGGCAACATGACCAAGGAAGCGACGCTCGGCATCTATTGGGAAATCGGGCTGATAACGATCGGCGTTAGCGTCGTCGTGCTTGCGCTGTCGCCGATCGTCAAGAAGTGGATGCATCTCGAAACGCTGCGCGACCGGGAGATTCCCGGCCGCGAAGAACTGGGCGAACCGCAGGCCGCCGGCACCCATCCCGAACCGAAGGGGGCGTAA
- a CDS encoding amidohydrolase, translated as MIRGVKGGLLAAVSLAFAGCAATGSDAKSAGDEPTAPAAKPVKFDKDPYPSTYKPYPGRPTAVRGVTIFDGEGGRIDNGTVLLAGGKVEAVGGADTPVPEGADIVDGTGKYVTPGVIDIHSHLGDYPSPSVDAHSDGNEATSPTTPEVWSEHSVWPQDPGFSRALANGGVTSLQILPGSANLMGGRSITLKNVPSRTVQGMKFPGAPYGLKMACGENPKRVYGAKGRMPSTRMGNFAVNRATWQKAAAYKKKMDDGKVVDRDLAMETLAGVLAGEILVHNHCYRADEMALVIDMSKEFGYKVSTFHHAVEAYKIADILAKENICSAMWADWWGFKMEAYDSVNENIPLVYKAGACTIVHSDDANQIQRLNQEAAKALKAGRRMGMQISDEQAWTWLSWNPAKALGIGEKTGSLKPGKMADVVLWNGNPFSAYTRPEKVWIDGALMFDAMDPKRRPVSDFELGHPGEGDVK; from the coding sequence ATGATCCGGGGCGTGAAGGGCGGCCTGCTCGCCGCGGTGTCGCTGGCGTTCGCCGGTTGTGCCGCGACGGGGTCCGATGCGAAGTCGGCGGGCGACGAGCCCACCGCGCCGGCGGCGAAGCCGGTCAAGTTCGACAAGGACCCCTATCCCTCGACCTACAAGCCTTATCCGGGCCGCCCGACGGCGGTGCGCGGCGTCACCATCTTCGACGGCGAGGGCGGGCGGATCGACAATGGCACCGTGCTGCTCGCGGGCGGCAAGGTCGAGGCGGTCGGCGGCGCCGACACGCCGGTCCCCGAGGGCGCCGATATCGTCGACGGGACCGGCAAATATGTAACGCCGGGCGTGATCGACATCCACAGCCACCTCGGCGACTATCCTTCGCCCAGCGTCGATGCGCATTCGGACGGCAATGAAGCAACCTCGCCGACGACGCCCGAGGTCTGGTCCGAACATAGCGTCTGGCCGCAGGATCCGGGCTTCAGCCGCGCGCTGGCCAATGGCGGCGTGACCTCGCTCCAGATCTTGCCGGGCAGCGCCAATCTGATGGGCGGCCGCTCGATCACGCTCAAGAATGTGCCGTCGCGCACGGTGCAGGGGATGAAATTCCCCGGCGCCCCCTATGGCCTCAAAATGGCATGCGGCGAAAATCCGAAGCGTGTCTATGGCGCCAAGGGACGGATGCCCTCGACCCGCATGGGCAATTTCGCCGTCAACCGCGCGACGTGGCAGAAGGCGGCGGCGTACAAGAAAAAGATGGACGACGGCAAGGTCGTCGACCGCGACCTCGCGATGGAAACGCTCGCGGGCGTGCTGGCGGGCGAAATCCTCGTCCACAATCATTGCTACCGCGCCGACGAGATGGCGCTGGTCATCGATATGTCGAAGGAATTCGGTTACAAGGTATCGACCTTCCACCACGCGGTCGAGGCGTACAAGATCGCCGATATCCTTGCGAAAGAGAATATCTGCTCGGCAATGTGGGCCGACTGGTGGGGCTTCAAGATGGAAGCCTATGACAGTGTCAACGAGAATATTCCGCTGGTGTACAAGGCGGGCGCCTGCACGATCGTCCATTCGGATGACGCCAACCAGATCCAGCGGCTGAATCAGGAAGCGGCGAAGGCGCTGAAGGCCGGCCGCCGCATGGGGATGCAGATCAGCGACGAACAGGCGTGGACCTGGCTGTCGTGGAACCCGGCGAAGGCGCTGGGGATCGGCGAAAAGACGGGCAGCCTGAAACCCGGCAAGATGGCCGACGTCGTGCTGTGGAACGGCAATCCGTTCAGCGCCTATACGCGCCCCGAAAAGGTATGGATCGACGGCGCGTTGATGTTCGACGCGATGGACCCGAAACGGCGGCCGGTGAGCGACTTCGAGCTCGGCCACCCGGGCGAGGGAGATGTGAAATGA
- a CDS encoding nitroreductase family protein translates to MFNDTSSLLAHLATRRSGKARDMVAPGPDAATLKDIIALALRTPDHGKLAPWRVVTVADDQRGAFATLLKNAWVAENPGAAGMDLSALDQFAHQAPTLLVLLSTPAQGVKIPLWEQQMSAGAVGMNLLHAAHAHGFVGSWLTGWAAYSPQVAQAFGARAGDTIVGYFFLGTAGGALSERPRPEYDDVVSAWDI, encoded by the coding sequence ATGTTCAACGACACCTCCTCGCTGCTCGCCCACCTCGCCACCCGCCGCTCGGGAAAGGCGCGCGACATGGTCGCGCCGGGCCCCGATGCCGCCACGCTGAAGGACATTATCGCGCTCGCGCTGCGCACCCCCGACCATGGCAAGCTCGCCCCCTGGCGCGTCGTCACCGTCGCCGACGACCAGCGCGGCGCCTTCGCGACCTTGCTCAAAAATGCCTGGGTCGCCGAGAATCCCGGCGCGGCGGGAATGGACCTGTCGGCGCTCGACCAGTTCGCGCATCAGGCCCCGACGCTGCTCGTCCTTCTTTCCACCCCCGCGCAGGGCGTGAAAATTCCGCTGTGGGAACAACAGATGTCGGCCGGCGCGGTCGGCATGAACCTGCTCCACGCCGCGCACGCACATGGTTTCGTCGGAAGCTGGCTGACCGGCTGGGCCGCGTATAGCCCTCAGGTGGCGCAGGCTTTCGGCGCGCGCGCGGGCGATACGATCGTCGGCTATTTCTTCCTCGGCACCGCCGGCGGCGCGCTGTCGGAACGGCCACGGCCCGAATATGACGACGTCGTGAGCGCTTGGGACATTTAA
- a CDS encoding GntR family transcriptional regulator: MLDQSKPVYQRLRDVIANAILDGSFRDGDMLPSVRSLAAEQGANPLTVAKAYQTFQDEGLVTVKRGVGMFVAQGATERLRTLMREDFLANVWPPVAEQMRRIGLDARTLLDLTEA, encoded by the coding sequence ATGCTCGATCAGTCCAAACCCGTGTACCAGCGCCTGCGCGATGTCATCGCCAACGCCATCCTCGACGGCAGCTTCCGCGACGGCGACATGTTGCCGTCGGTACGCTCGCTCGCGGCCGAGCAGGGCGCGAACCCGCTGACCGTCGCCAAGGCGTATCAGACCTTTCAGGACGAAGGGCTGGTAACGGTAAAGCGCGGCGTCGGAATGTTCGTCGCGCAAGGTGCGACCGAGCGGCTGCGGACGCTGATGCGCGAAGACTTTCTCGCCAATGTCTGGCCCCCGGTCGCGGAGCAGATGCGGCGCATCGGGCTGGACGCGCGGACGCTTCTCGACCTGACCGAGGCCTGA
- a CDS encoding tetratricopeptide repeat protein gives MRQGRFWTGTLLVAALLAGCGGPRPVDTRQALEQRRAELQDAVADNPEAIAERVELARIAFRLGDGVAAGAAVKAAIDAGGNEATLRPLLARAFAMQGDGMRALQTLDAGPIAPEAMGEAAWVAGNVHLDDGDLGAARDAYDRAVRELPRSSALWVDVARFRDANADTLGARDAIDYAIELDKANGAALAYKANLIRTEEGLTASLIWYDAALAADPDNAGALIDQAATLGDLGRYHDMLGALRHAATLTPGNPRIYYLQAVLAARGGNYRLARSLLQRTRGQMDEVPGFMLLSAIVELELGGEAVAATWADRLLSEQPDNMTARRILALSDWAGGDADGAAEALIPIVDRGDADSWSLLLAGRVAAELGRRGESADYLARAASLSRGDAAPFAVDNDYGFLSMAADAEPLNPARAIPAIGADIMAGQAGRAIERATRLRDANRGVADAHILLGDAAMAGGQFALAVQSYRAARDLDAGERTTLRLAHALFRAGDAAGSGAAILALRDSQPSSIAADRLAGHLAMDLEHWDQAIAHFERVRRRIGNRDVVVLRELSKAWSAKGDGAQATRLIARAYRLQPLNTEIMRLYADRLAEAGDAQGAADLRDKARQIGR, from the coding sequence GAACGCGTCGAACTGGCACGCATCGCGTTCCGGCTGGGCGACGGGGTGGCGGCCGGAGCGGCGGTGAAAGCGGCAATCGACGCCGGCGGCAACGAGGCGACGCTCCGCCCGCTGCTGGCGCGCGCCTTTGCCATGCAGGGCGACGGAATGCGGGCGCTCCAGACGCTCGACGCCGGACCGATCGCGCCGGAAGCGATGGGCGAGGCGGCGTGGGTCGCGGGCAATGTCCATCTCGACGACGGCGATCTCGGTGCGGCGCGCGACGCCTATGACCGCGCGGTGCGCGAACTGCCGCGTTCGTCGGCGCTGTGGGTCGATGTCGCGCGCTTTCGCGATGCCAATGCCGACACATTGGGCGCTCGCGACGCGATCGACTATGCCATCGAGCTCGACAAGGCGAACGGCGCGGCGCTCGCCTACAAGGCGAACCTCATCCGCACCGAAGAAGGGCTGACCGCCTCGCTCATATGGTATGACGCGGCGCTTGCCGCCGATCCCGACAACGCCGGTGCGCTGATCGACCAGGCGGCGACGCTCGGCGACCTCGGCCGCTACCACGACATGCTCGGCGCACTCCGCCATGCCGCGACGCTCACGCCCGGCAATCCGCGCATCTATTATCTGCAAGCCGTGCTTGCGGCGCGCGGCGGCAATTACCGGCTGGCGCGCAGCCTGCTGCAGCGCACGCGCGGGCAGATGGACGAAGTTCCCGGTTTCATGCTGCTGAGCGCGATCGTCGAACTGGAGCTGGGCGGCGAAGCCGTCGCGGCGACTTGGGCCGACCGGCTGCTGTCCGAACAGCCCGACAATATGACCGCGCGGCGGATCCTCGCGCTGTCGGACTGGGCGGGCGGCGATGCCGACGGCGCGGCCGAAGCGCTGATCCCGATCGTCGACCGCGGCGATGCCGATAGCTGGTCGCTGCTGCTCGCCGGACGCGTGGCGGCAGAACTAGGCCGGCGCGGCGAGTCGGCCGACTATCTCGCGCGCGCGGCGTCGCTGTCGCGCGGCGATGCGGCGCCGTTCGCGGTCGATAACGACTATGGGTTCCTGTCGATGGCCGCCGACGCCGAGCCGCTCAATCCGGCGCGGGCGATCCCGGCGATCGGCGCCGACATCATGGCGGGGCAGGCGGGGCGCGCGATCGAGCGGGCGACACGGCTGCGCGATGCCAACCGCGGGGTTGCCGACGCGCATATCCTGCTCGGCGATGCTGCGATGGCGGGCGGGCAGTTCGCGCTTGCGGTCCAATCCTATCGCGCGGCGCGCGATCTCGATGCCGGTGAGCGGACGACGCTGCGGTTGGCGCACGCGCTGTTCCGCGCCGGCGATGCCGCCGGTTCGGGCGCCGCGATCCTCGCGTTGCGCGACAGCCAGCCGTCGAGCATCGCCGCCGACCGGCTGGCGGGGCATCTCGCGATGGACCTCGAACATTGGGATCAGGCGATCGCGCATTTCGAGCGCGTCCGGCGCCGCATCGGCAACCGCGACGTCGTCGTGCTGCGCGAATTGTCGAAGGCCTGGAGTGCAAAGGGAGACGGCGCGCAGGCGACGAGGCTGATCGCGCGCGCCTATCGGCTGCAGCCGCTGAATACAGAGATCATGCGGCTCTATGCCGACCGGCTCGCCGAGGCGGGCGATGCGCAGGGCGCCGCCGATTTGCGCGACAAGGCGCGGCAGATCGGGCGGTAA